The Hymenobacter sp. GOD-10R genome includes a window with the following:
- a CDS encoding sigma-54 dependent transcriptional regulator, with amino-acid sequence MPKILIIDDERAIRNTLKEILEYESYAVDQAEDGPTGLDMLVKNKYDVVLCDIKMPKMDGLEVLERAQTISPDSAFIMVSAHGSIETAVDATKKGAFDFIQKPPDLNRLLITVRNALDRTKLVTETKTLKKKIAKSSEMVGNSTALGVVRKAIEKVAPTDARVLITGPNGAGKEMVARQLHEQSNRAGGPMVEVNCAAIPSELIESELFGHEKGSFTSAVKQRIGKFEQASGGTLFLDEIGDMSLSAQAKVLRALQESKITRVGGEKEISVDVRVVAATNKNLVQEIADRNFREDLYHRLSVILIQVPALNDRREDIPDLVQKFLNDIARDYGNKPKKADAAALKYLQSLNWTGNIRELRNVVERLVIMSDDIITEADAKAYSGK; translated from the coding sequence CATTCGTAATACTCTGAAGGAGATTCTGGAGTACGAAAGCTACGCTGTGGATCAGGCCGAGGACGGCCCCACGGGCCTGGATATGCTCGTCAAGAATAAGTATGATGTGGTGCTCTGCGACATCAAGATGCCGAAAATGGACGGCCTTGAAGTGCTAGAGCGCGCTCAAACTATATCCCCCGATTCCGCCTTCATCATGGTATCGGCGCACGGCAGCATCGAAACGGCCGTGGATGCCACCAAGAAAGGCGCATTCGATTTCATCCAGAAGCCACCGGACCTGAACCGTTTGCTCATCACTGTGCGCAACGCCCTCGACCGCACCAAGCTGGTAACTGAGACCAAGACGCTCAAGAAGAAGATTGCCAAGAGCTCCGAAATGGTCGGCAACTCGACGGCCCTCGGAGTGGTGCGCAAAGCCATTGAGAAAGTAGCGCCTACCGATGCCCGCGTGCTCATTACGGGTCCGAACGGTGCTGGTAAGGAGATGGTAGCCCGCCAACTGCACGAGCAAAGCAACCGCGCTGGCGGCCCGATGGTAGAGGTTAACTGCGCTGCTATCCCCTCGGAGCTGATCGAAAGCGAGCTATTTGGTCACGAAAAGGGCTCGTTTACGTCGGCGGTAAAACAACGCATCGGCAAGTTCGAGCAAGCGAGCGGTGGCACGCTGTTCCTAGACGAAATAGGCGATATGAGCCTATCGGCCCAGGCCAAAGTGCTGCGTGCCTTGCAGGAAAGCAAAATCACCCGCGTCGGTGGCGAGAAGGAAATATCGGTGGACGTGCGTGTGGTAGCGGCTACAAACAAGAACCTGGTACAGGAAATTGCCGACCGCAATTTCCGCGAGGACTTGTACCACCGCCTGTCGGTTATCCTGATCCAAGTGCCGGCCCTCAACGACCGCCGCGAGGATATTCCGGACCTCGTGCAGAAGTTCTTGAATGACATCGCCCGCGACTACGGCAACAAGCCAAAGAAAGCAGATGCGGCAGCATTGAAGTACCTGCAAAGCCTCAACTGGACCGGTAACATCCGGGAGCTACGCAACGTGGTCGAACGCCTCGTTATCATGAGCGACGACATCATTACCGAAGCCGACGCCAAAGCGTATTCAGGCAAGTAA
- a CDS encoding acyl transferase, producing the protein MSFRDAYLRQLPHLTATDFEQTALALFRHQAAHCPPYQEYLGLLGRKPQQIQQLTDIPFLPIEFFKTHDVRTEPASWEPKEVFLSSGTTMQQRSQHRLRDPLLYRQNAARIFEQTYSPLREWTFLALLPSYLEQGQSSLVAMVDYFAKESGQAQPAFFLHDYAALVQALGEAKQLGRRVMLIGVTYALLDLAAEYGAAPELQGLTVLETGGMKGRRREMIREELHAELKLAFGPAGIHSEYGMTELLSQAYSLGDGRFHQPVPLRILLRDPSDPFSVSSTRPDGAINVIDLANIDSCAFIETKDLARQHPDGSFEVLGRMDNSDVRGCNQLVA; encoded by the coding sequence ATGAGTTTCCGCGACGCCTACCTACGCCAACTGCCGCACCTAACTGCTACTGACTTCGAACAAACCGCGCTGGCGCTCTTTCGACACCAAGCGGCACATTGCCCACCTTACCAGGAATACCTAGGTCTGCTGGGTCGCAAACCGCAACAGATACAGCAACTTACAGATATCCCGTTCCTGCCTATTGAGTTTTTCAAGACCCATGATGTACGGACGGAGCCAGCTAGTTGGGAGCCAAAGGAAGTGTTCTTGAGCAGTGGCACCACGATGCAGCAGCGCAGCCAACACCGCTTGCGCGACCCGCTGCTCTACCGCCAGAATGCTGCCCGCATCTTCGAGCAAACCTATAGCCCCTTGCGCGAGTGGACGTTCCTGGCGTTGCTGCCATCGTACCTGGAGCAAGGACAGTCGTCCTTGGTAGCCATGGTCGACTACTTTGCTAAGGAGTCGGGGCAAGCGCAACCAGCCTTCTTCCTGCACGACTACGCGGCGCTGGTGCAAGCCTTAGGCGAAGCTAAGCAGTTAGGGCGCCGGGTGATGCTCATCGGCGTGACGTATGCGCTGCTCGACCTCGCAGCTGAGTACGGTGCCGCGCCCGAGCTGCAAGGTCTGACGGTGCTGGAAACCGGTGGCATGAAAGGTCGGCGCCGCGAAATGATTCGGGAGGAGCTGCACGCGGAGCTAAAGCTAGCTTTCGGCCCGGCCGGCATTCACTCCGAATACGGTATGACGGAGCTGCTTTCGCAAGCCTACAGCCTAGGTGATGGCCGCTTTCACCAACCTGTGCCGCTGCGCATTCTGTTGCGTGACCCATCCGACCCATTCTCCGTTTCCTCCACCCGCCCCGATGGCGCTATCAACGTTATCGACCTAGCTAACATCGATTCTTGTGCGTTCATCGAGACCAAGGACTTAGCTCGCCAGCATCCTGATGGCTCCTTTGAGGTGCTGGGCCGCATGGATAATTCAGATGTGCGGGGCTGCAATCAATTAGTAGCCTAA